A genomic stretch from Oncorhynchus gorbuscha isolate QuinsamMale2020 ecotype Even-year linkage group LG20, OgorEven_v1.0, whole genome shotgun sequence includes:
- the bbln gene encoding UPF0184 protein C9orf16 homolog isoform X2: protein MSGPNGDPNIPSDDGIIEDEDEFNEEEYAAINTMLDQINSCLDDLEERNDSLNGKLHELLESNRQARQEFRGQLTTATPPGEEKLFPDQDSPATEGEKGGE, encoded by the exons ATGTCTGGACCAAATGGAGATCCTAACATCCCAAGTGACGATGGCATCATTGAGGATGAAGATGAATTCAACGAAGAAG AGTATGCAGCCATCAACACTATGCTGGATCAGATCAACTCCTGCCTGGATGACCTGGAGGAACGCAACGACTCCCTGAATGGCAAACTACATGAACTGTTGGAGTCTAACCGGCAGGCCAGGCAGGAGTTCAGAGGTCAGCTGACCACTGCTACACCCCCAGGAGAGGAGAAATTGTTCCCAGACCAGGATTCTCCAGCCACTGAAGGGGAGAAGGGCGGAGAGTGA
- the bbln gene encoding UPF0184 protein C9orf16 homolog isoform X1 has protein sequence MSGPNGDPNIPSDDGIIEDEDEFNEEGNTEYAAINTMLDQINSCLDDLEERNDSLNGKLHELLESNRQARQEFRGQLTTATPPGEEKLFPDQDSPATEGEKGGE, from the exons ATGTCTGGACCAAATGGAGATCCTAACATCCCAAGTGACGATGGCATCATTGAGGATGAAGATGAATTCAACGAAGAAGGTAATACTG AGTATGCAGCCATCAACACTATGCTGGATCAGATCAACTCCTGCCTGGATGACCTGGAGGAACGCAACGACTCCCTGAATGGCAAACTACATGAACTGTTGGAGTCTAACCGGCAGGCCAGGCAGGAGTTCAGAGGTCAGCTGACCACTGCTACACCCCCAGGAGAGGAGAAATTGTTCCCAGACCAGGATTCTCCAGCCACTGAAGGGGAGAAGGGCGGAGAGTGA
- the ciz1a gene encoding cdkn1a interacting zinc finger protein 1a — MFNPHHHQQHQQQQQFHHHLRQLQQLFQHQPPPPPPPQPQPPPSHHVPHHHQRGRAMAGPGPAPPPPPHMVNLAAQATIIAPNPMLQGALMMQQMQGSMRGFTASGQQFTQFFAAGARSSLLGPVPMGMSMKNPHMGFPARHYHPHTRYYNNNNNDYASRYPDRKREQRAGGSTDNQPAASRTLPNDKTLKDGGVGGPGGQARPAVQPEPKEPALKKPRTEGAEETVEQPPETDGVLGAAVHQSPPDDNQLEDCFILEDGSTAGPDALEESRAAKVQSGVSAMPASEQLSGERQAFTPGLKDMAEGKAASGVLEGGQEEGKEGVDAANKFYCYICTITCHNQQDFQSHMNSLVHQQRMMEIQHMSSACLVTLMPRVQESLQGGCRDSSFRDGEKRPGLQRWCATCQIHYTSTVMDHRRTSEHKLTSRTSNPSCTVCKRHFRSALLFLEHMQSQEHKQRVGELREEGGPAALAELVAMDEQGCFVDDGDEEGGEEDEEDGDRSSSHGKEGWPTQMEVALLEDIDEDEEYDPDTVYGSSFVVPVAGFLCRICQHFYHFESSARHSHCKSLKHFENLKKYRALRSQKDGTLEPSPVDGDAECDSNHSLPSEVLGSPALLSPTTALRPSQPCPQPQDNTPSASSLSQQHHATTGTPTTTSTKGTLGQATPEQQSLAGPEDKEEEPTLDLGPVTEDTEEEPVTGETEEEAAAQEEKLGDVNAKGGSKRRSGRTTQRR; from the exons ATGTttaacccacaccaccaccaacagCACCAACAACAGCAACAGTTTCACCATCATCTGCGGCAGCTTCAGCAACTGTTCCAGCACCAGCCCCCGCCGCCTCCTCCACCACAACCCCAACCCCCTCCATCGCACCATGTTCCACATCACCATCAAAGAGGACG GGCCATGGCTGGACCAGGCCctgctcctcctccacctccccataTGGTCAACCTGGCTGCCCAGGCCACCATCATTGCCCCCAACCCAATGTTACAAGGGGCTCTAATGATGCAGCAGATGCAAG GTAGCATGCGTGGCTTTACAGCGAGCGGGCAGCAGTTCACCCAGTTCTTTGCTGCGGGGGCCCGGTCCTCTCTCCTGGGGCCTGTACCCATGGGCATGTCCATGAAGAATCCCCACATGGGCTTCCCTGCCCGACACTACCATCCCCACACCcgctactacaacaacaacaacaat GACTATGCTTCACGGTACCCGGATAGAAAGAGGGAGCAGAGAGCCGGGGGGAGCACAGATAACCAACCTGCAGCCAGCAGGACCCTGCCCAATGACAAGACTCTCAAAG aTGGAGGAGTGGGAGGGCCAGGTGGACAGGCACGGCCCGCAGTGCAACCTGAGCCCAAGGAGCCAGCACTGAAGAAGCCGAGGACCGAGGG GGCAGAGGAGACTGTGGAGCAGCCTCCGGAGACAGATGGGGTCCTAGGTGCAGCAGTGCATCAAAGCCCACCAGATGACAACCAGCTTGAAG ACTGTTTCATTCTGGAGGATGGGAGCACGGCTGGTCCAGATGCACTTGAGGAAAGCAGAGCAGCCAAG GTCCAGAGTGGTGTGTCGGCCATGCCAGCCTCTGAGCAGCTGAGTGGTGAGCGCCAGGCATTTACACCAGGCCTAAAGGACATGGCAGAGGGCAAGGCTGCCTCAGGGGTATTGGAAGGAGGGCAGGAAGAGGGCAAGGAGGGGGTTGATGCTGCAAACAAGTTCTATTGCTACATCTGCACTATCACCTGTCACAACCAGCAG GACTTCCAGAGTCACATGAACAGCCTGGTCCACCAGCAGAGGATGATGGAGATCCAACACATGTCCAGTGCCTGTCTGGTCACCTTGATGCCCCGCGTCCAGGAGTCACTGCAGGGAGGCTGCAGGGACAGCTCCTTCAGGGACGG agagaagagacccGGCCTGCAGCGTTGGTGTGCCACCTGCCAAATCCACTACACCAGTACAGTCATGGACCACCGCAGGACCAGTGAGCACAAGCTCACCAGCCGCACCTCCAACCCCTCCTGTACTGTCTGCAAGAGGCACTTCAGGAGCGCACTCCTGTTCCTGGAGCACATGCAGTCCCAGGAGCACAAGCAGAGAGTCGGCGAG CTTCGGGAGGAGGGAGGGCCAGCGGCCTTAGCTGAACTGGTTGCCATGGACGAACAGGGCTGTTTTGTAGATGACGGAGATGAGGAGGGGGGGGAAGAGGACGAGGAAGATGGTGACCGAAGCAGCTCCCATGGAAAG GAGGGCTGGCCTACCCAGATGGAGGTGGCTTTACTGGAGGACATAGATGAAGATGAGGAATATGACCCTGACACGGTGTACG GTTCAAGCTTTGTGGTTCCCGTGGCTGGGTTCCTCTGTAGAATCTGCCAGCACTTCTACCATTTTGAGTCTTCAGCCCGCCACTCGCACTGCAAGTCACTCAAACACTTTGAGAACCTCAAG AAGTACAGGGCCTTGCGTAGCCAGAAGGATGGGACATTGGAACCTAGTCCCGTGGACGGGGATGCAGAGTGTGACAGTAACCACAGCCTGCCTTCAGAGGTCCTCGGCAGCCCTGCCTTACTGTCGCCCACCACCGCGCTGAGGCCCTCTCAGCCCTGCCCTCAACCCCAGGACAACACTCCCTCAGCCTCATCTTTATCCCAGCAGCACCACGCCACTACCGGCACCCCTACCACCACCAGCACGAAGGGGACCCTGGGCCAAGCCACCCCAGAGCAGCAGAGCCTCGCTGGGCCTGAGGACAAGGAGGAAGAGCCAACCCTAGACCTAGGACCAGTCACAGAAGACACAGAGGAGGAGCCAGTCACAGGAGAGACTGAAGAGGAGGCAGCTGCCCAAGAGGAGAAGCTGGGCGACGTGAACGCGAAGGGGGGATCCAAACGAAGGTCTGGGAGGACAACACAGAGACGTTGA
- the LOC124007254 gene encoding surfeit locus protein 2-like: MEDLPADIKAFLLNHPFLEYTGDGKKIKCTLNGHDCPCNLTELQNFTKGKKYQKLSSTAEFNYGQYEPHVVPSSKQPNHLFCKLTLRHINRLPHQVLRHINGKRFQKAKKKYEACVQQGMEYIPASLRQKKPRDSDGERGRNTQRGNGAWAPDSSNEGGSDSEDSMSDLYPSSLFSLQKETEEGMEAEKDDFKTDDDEQMEVDKQAPQKRKKVQSGGFQKKFKNHNLKRKGLKTNVKVKNVK, encoded by the exons ATGGAGGACCTACCTGCAGATATCAAAGCGTTCCTTCTGAACCATCCATTTCTTGAATATACGGGTGACGGTAAAAAG ATTAAATGCACACTCAATGGACATGATTGTCCTTGCAACCTTACAGAGCTCCAGAACTTCACCAAAGGGAAGAAATATCAGAAACTAAGTTCTACTGCAGAGTTCAACTATGGTCAATACGAACCTCATGTTGTGCCCAGCTCGAAGCAACC CAATCATCTCTTCTGCAAGTTAACACTCAGACATATCAATCGCCTGCCACACCAGGTCTTACGGCACATCAATGGCAAGCGGTTCCAAAAAGCAAAGAAGAAAT ATGAAGCGTGTGTACAACAGGGGATGGAGTACATTCCAGCCAGCCTCCGACAGAAGAAGCCCAGAGATAGCGATGGGGAGAGGGGGCGTAACACCCAGCGGGGGAATGGAGCGTGGGCTCCTGACTCCAGCAATGAGGGTGGCAGCGACTCAGAGGACAGCATGAGTGACCTGTACCCAT CCTCTTTATTTTCTCTGCAAAAAGAGACTGAGGAGGGTATGGAGGCGGAAAAAGATGACTTTAAAACGGATGACGATGAGCAGATGGAAGTTGATAAACAGGCGCCACAGAAACGCAAGAAG GTTCAGTCTGGTGGTTTCCAGAAGAAATTCAAGAATCATAACTTGAAAAGAAAAGGTTTAAAGACCAATGTGAAAgtaaaaaatgtcaaataa